A DNA window from Macadamia integrifolia cultivar HAES 741 chromosome 4, SCU_Mint_v3, whole genome shotgun sequence contains the following coding sequences:
- the LOC122076328 gene encoding uncharacterized mitochondrial protein AtMg00810-like, with protein sequence MVDQVIASLGKEFAIRDLGNLHYFVGIEVMYHPQGIILSQQRYIMDLLKRIGMDGAKPVHNPMSSSTKLSRNCGTPMTEPSLYRSAVGALQYATLTRPNISFSVNKVCQFLHSPTEEHWQAIKRILRYLKDTVAHGLLISKTTSQRLMAFSDANWAGCIDDHRYTGGFAIFIGTNLISWSAKKQPTISRSSTESEYQALANTTAELV encoded by the coding sequence ATGGTTGACCAAGTTATTGCCTCTCTAGGCAAGGAGTTTGCAATCCGTGATCTGGGTAACTTACATTATTTTGTGGGAATCGAGGTGATGTATCACCCTCAAGGAATAATTCTCTCTCAGCAACGCTATATTATGGATTTGCTGAAACGTATTGGTATGGATGGTGCAAAACCAGTACACAATCCAATGTCATCATCTACAAAGTTGTCACGCAACTGTGGCACACCAATGACTGAACCATCTCTTTATCGTAGTGCTGTTGGCGCCCTACAATATGCCACTCTCACAAGACCGAATATATCATTCTCTGTTAATAAGGTATGTCAATTTCTTCACTCACCAACAGAGGAGCATTGGCAGGCCATCAAGCGTATTCTGCGATATCTCAAAGATACTGTTGCACATGGTCTTCTCATCTCTAAGACTACATCGCAACGTTTGATGGCATTCTCTGATGCTAACTGGGCGGGCTGCATTGATGACCACAGGTACACGGGTGGATTTGCAATTTTTATAGGCACAAATCTTATATCCTGGTCGGCCAAGAAGCAACCAACCATTTCTCGGTCTTCGACTGAATCTGAATATCAGGCTCTAGCGAATACCACTGCAGAACTTGTCTAG